Within Micromonospora narathiwatensis, the genomic segment GATGCTGAGCAGGGCGGTGAGCAGTGCACCGAGGAGTACGGTCACGCCGCGACGTCTCATGCGGCAGAGCGTACCGAGCCGGGCGTACCGCTCCGGGCCGACGACCGGCGGACTTCGCCCTCAGCGCAACGCCGGCGTACCCGACCTGCGGCGGCACGCGCGTACCGTAGATGACGTGCCTGATATTCCGTTCGGCTTCGCGCTCCCGGGTGGGCAACCACCAGACCCCAACGACCCCGCGCAGATGCAGCAGTTCATGGCGCAGTTGCAGCACCTGCTCTCCGCGCCGGGCAGCGGGCCGGTCAACTGGGATCTCGCCCGGCAGGTGGCCGCGAGTCAGCTCGCCGCCGCCGGTGACCCGGCGGTCTCGCCGTTCGAACGCAACGCGGTGGAGGAGGCGCTGCGCATCGCCGACCTCTGGCTGGAGCCGGCCACCTCGTGGCCCTCCGGCATCCGGACGTCGGTCGCCTGGAACCGCAACGAGTGGATCTACAAGACCCTCGACGTGTGGCGCAAGCTCTGCGACCCGGTGGCCAGCCGGATGGTCGGCGCGATGGGCGACCTGGTCCCGCCGGAGGCCCGGGCCCAGCTCGGCCCGATGCAGTCGATGGTCGCCACGCTGGGCGGCGCGCTCTTCGGCGGCCAGCTCGGCCAGGCGCTCGGCTCGCTCGCCGCCGAGGTGCTCTCCGCCGGCGACATCGGCCTGCCGCTCGGACCGGCCGGCACCGCCGCGCTCATCCCGGCCAACATCCGGGCATACGGCGAGGGCCTGGAGCTGCCCGAGGACGAGGTACGCCTCTACGTCGCCCTGCGCGAGGCCGCCCACCAGCGGCTCTTCCAGCACGTGCCGTGGCTGCGCGGGCACGTGCTGACCGCGGTGGAGAACTACGCCGCCGGCATCCGGGTCAACCGGGAGGCGATCGAGGAGGCGATGGGCCGGGTCGACCCGACCGACCCGGAGTCGATGCAGGCGATCGCCCTGGAAGGCATCTTCACCCCCGAGGACAGCCCGGCGCAGAAGGCCAGCCTGGCCCGGCTGGAGACCGTGCTCGCCCTGGTGGAGGGCTGGGTGTGCCACGTGGTCGACAGCGCCGCCGGCGAGCGGCTGCCCAACGTCGTACGCCTCGGCGAGGCGTTCCGCCGGCGGCGGGCCGCGGGTGGGCCGGCCGAGCAGACGTTCGCCGCCCTGGTCGGCCTGGAGCTGCGGCCCCGTCGGCTGCGCGAGGCGACGGTGCTCTGGGCGGCCCTGACCGAGCAGCGCGGGATCGCCGGCCGGGACGCGGTCTGGGGCCACCCCGACCTGCTCCCGTCGGACGAGGACTTCGCCAACCCGCAGGCGTTCGCGGCGACCAGCAGCGACCTGGACGACGAGCTGGCCAGCTTCGACTTCACCGCCCCCGGCGCCCCGGAGGAGCCGACCCCGGGCGAGGACGACAAGTCCTGAC encodes:
- a CDS encoding zinc-dependent metalloprotease, encoding MPDIPFGFALPGGQPPDPNDPAQMQQFMAQLQHLLSAPGSGPVNWDLARQVAASQLAAAGDPAVSPFERNAVEEALRIADLWLEPATSWPSGIRTSVAWNRNEWIYKTLDVWRKLCDPVASRMVGAMGDLVPPEARAQLGPMQSMVATLGGALFGGQLGQALGSLAAEVLSAGDIGLPLGPAGTAALIPANIRAYGEGLELPEDEVRLYVALREAAHQRLFQHVPWLRGHVLTAVENYAAGIRVNREAIEEAMGRVDPTDPESMQAIALEGIFTPEDSPAQKASLARLETVLALVEGWVCHVVDSAAGERLPNVVRLGEAFRRRRAAGGPAEQTFAALVGLELRPRRLREATVLWAALTEQRGIAGRDAVWGHPDLLPSDEDFANPQAFAATSSDLDDELASFDFTAPGAPEEPTPGEDDKS